The following proteins are encoded in a genomic region of Variovorax paradoxus:
- a CDS encoding VOC family protein — MTRSIFVNLPVADLPRSRAFYEALGFTNNPQFSDGTAACMVWSESISVMLLTHAKWRSFTTRPLPAAGSSEVMLAVNCDSKYSVDRMNDAAARWGGTADINPKQDLGFMYNRNLADPDGHVWEALWMDPAAMSSLQ, encoded by the coding sequence GAACCTGCCCGTGGCCGATCTGCCACGATCCAGAGCCTTCTACGAGGCCCTGGGCTTCACCAACAACCCACAGTTCAGCGACGGCACCGCCGCATGCATGGTCTGGAGCGAAAGCATCAGCGTGATGCTGCTCACTCATGCGAAGTGGCGCAGCTTCACCACTCGCCCGCTTCCGGCCGCTGGCTCGAGCGAGGTGATGCTGGCGGTCAATTGCGACAGCAAATACTCGGTAGACAGGATGAACGACGCCGCAGCAAGATGGGGTGGCACTGCCGATATCAACCCCAAGCAGGATCTAGGGTTCATGTACAACCGCAACCTGGCCGATCCTGACGGTCATGTCTGGGAAGCCCTGTGGATGGATCCGGCTGCGATGTCTTCGCTGCAATGA